Proteins found in one Arachis stenosperma cultivar V10309 chromosome 8, arast.V10309.gnm1.PFL2, whole genome shotgun sequence genomic segment:
- the LOC130946307 gene encoding transcription factor MYB83-like: MMSKDKEEEKKNKSKNKLRKGLWSPEEDEKLMRYMMNNGQGCWGEVARNAGLQRCGKSCRLRWINYLRPDLKRGAFSPQEQQLIIHLHSLLGNRWSQIAAQLPGRTDNEIKNFWNSTIKKRCITITSSSTSQNTSESYSSWLEPHDHHNNMEGFTMMPMFSCSSSQSPSIIIDEHLPMPMENNNMHAAMGTDKGYFNNNNNNNNNNMFVPPLLESATTSNVYFDEDVNTLHNKVVSVEEDSLISMEDWELEDLMIKSVSSPFLDFPLS; encoded by the exons ATGATGAGCAAAGAcaaggaggaggagaagaagaacaagagtaAGAATAAGCTAAGGAAGGGATTATGGTCACCAGAAGAAGATGAGAAGCTGATGAGGTACATGATGAACAATGGACAAGGTTGTTGGGGTGAAGTGGCTAGGAATGCTGGCTTGCAAAGGTGTGGCAAGAGTTGTCGCCTTCGATGGATTAATTACTTGAGACCTGATCTTAAGAGAGGTGCCTTCTCACCACAAGAACAGCAACTTATCATCCATTTACATTCCCTTCTTGGCAACAG ATGGTCTCAAATAGCGGCACAGTTGCCGGGTCGAACAGACAATGAAATCAAGAATTTTTGGAATTCAACAATAAAGAAAAGGTGTATAACCATCACCTCATCATCAACCTCCCAAAACACGAGTGAGTCCTACTCATCATGGCTTGAACCACATGATCATCATAACAACATGGAAGGATTTACAATGATGCCTATGTTCAGTTGTTCATCATCTCAATCACCGTCAATCATTATCGATGAGCATTTGCCTATGCCGATGGAGAATAATAACATGCATGCAGCTATGGGAACTGACAAAGGAtatttcaacaacaacaacaacaataataataataatatgtttGTTCCTCCTTTACTAGAGAGTGCTACTACGAGCAACGTTTATTTTGATGAGGACGTAAACACTCTCCATAATAAGGTTGTTAGCGTGGAGGAGGATTCATTAATAAGCATGGAAGACTGGGAGTTGGAGGACTTGATGATCAAAAGTGTTTCCTCCCCGTTTCTTGATTTTCCACTATCATGA
- the LOC130944076 gene encoding dicarboxylate transporter 1, chloroplastic-like — MASSVALTTAFSTVPSLRQRPSSHHHPTPPLSYPLKRHRFTLPLHHSFNVSTKYNWSRKKLSNLSSTVRASTAGASVNPAPAPAWQGAAIKPLLASIATGVILWFAPVPSGVSKNAWQLLAIFLATIVGIITQPLPLGAVALLGLGISVLTKTLTFAAAFSGFGDPIPWLICFAFFFAKGFIKTGLGNRVAYQFVSLFGSSSLGLGYSLVFSEALLAPAIPSVSARAGGIFLPLVKSLCTACGSNPGDGTERRLGAWLSLTCFQTSVISSAMFLTGMAANPLCANLTQSSINQTIGWLDWAKAAIVPGLVSLVLVPLILYIIYPPTLKSSPDAPKLARQKLQSMGPMSSNEKIMTATLLLTVGLWVFGGVLNIDAVTAAILGLAVLLVSGVVTWKECLGEGVAWDTLTWFAALIAMAAYLNKYGLIAWFSQTVVKFVGGLGLSWQLSFGILVLLYFYSHYFFASGAAHIGAMFTAFLSVATALGTPPFFGAMVLSFLSNLMGGLTHYGIGSAPVFYGANYVPLAQWWGYGLLISIVNILIWLGLGGVWWKAIGLW, encoded by the exons ATGGCTTCCTCCGTAGCTCTAACCACCGCCTTTTCCACTGTTCCTTCTCTCCGACAACGCCCCTCCTCACACCACCACCCAACTCCACCACTCTCCTATCCTCTAAAACGCCACCGGTTCACTCTGCCGCTCCATCACTCCTTCAACGTCAGCACCAAATACAATTGGAGCAGGAAAAAACTATCCAATTTAAGTAGCACAGTCAGAGCTTCAACTGCCGGAGCTTCTGTAAATCCGGCACCGGCACCGGCATGGCAAGGAGCAGCCATAAAGCCTCTCCTAGCTTCCATAGCCACTGGAGTTATCCTCTGGTTCGCTCCTGTCCCCAGCGGCGTGTCCAAAAATGCTTGGCAGCTGCTGGCAATTTTCCTGGCCACCATCGTTGGAATCATCACTCAGCCACTGCCACTCGGTGCGGTGGCGCTGTTAGGCCTCGGCATCTCGGTCCTCACCAAAACCCTGACGTTCGCGGCAGCGTTCTCAGGTTTCGGCGATCCCATCCCCTGGCTCATCTGCTTCGCTTTCTTCTTCGCCAAAGGATTCATCAAGACCGGCCTTGGAAACCGCGTCGCGTACCAGTTCGTCTCCCTCTTCGGTAGCTCCTCGCTAGGGTTAGGTTACAGCCTGGTGTTCAGCGAAGCCTTGCTTGCGCCGGCGATTCCATCGGTTTCAGCGAGAGCCGGCGGGATCTTCCTGCCGCTGGTGAAGTCTCTGTGCACCGCGTGCGGTAGCAACCCTGGCGACGGAACAGAGAGGAGGCTAGGTGCGTGGTTATCGTTGACGTGTTTCCAGACTTCAGTAATATCTTCGGCTATGTTCCTGACGGGGATGGCGGCTAACCCTCTGTGCGCGAATCTGACTCAAAGCTCAATCAATCAAACAATTGGTTGGTTGGATTGGGCCAAAGCCGCCATTGTTCCAGGTTTAGTGTCGTTGGTGTTAGTCCCTTTGATATTATACATCATTTACCCGCCAACTCTGAAATCAAGCCCCGATGCTCCCAAGCTTGCGCGTCAGAAGTTGCAGAGCATGGGTCCTATGTCTTCTAATGAGAAGATTATGACTGCTACCTTACTTCTTACg GTGGGACTTTGGGTGTTTGGAGGAGTTCTCAACATAGATGCTGTAACTGCTGCGATTCTTGGATTAGCGGTACTCCTTGTTTCAGGGGTTGTTACTTGGAAAGAGTGCTTAGGAGAAGGAGTTGCATGGGATACTCTCACTTGGTTTGCTGCTCTCATTGCAATGGCTGCCTACTTAAATAAATATGGCCTTATTGCTTGGTTCAGCCAAACTGTAGTCAAg TTTGTGGGAGGATTAGGTCTGTCATGGCAACTATCATTTGGGATTCTAGTACTTTTGTATTTCTACTCGCATTACTTCTTTGCAAGTGGAGCTGCTCATATTGGTGCCATGTTCACTGCCTTCCTCTCTGTAGCCACTGCGTTGGGGACTCCTCCATTCTTTGGAGCCATGGTGCTATCATTCCTGTCCAACCTCATGGGTGGTCTTACCCACTATGGAATTGGCTCGGCTCCTGTGTTCTATGGAGCCAACTATGTGCCCCTTGCTCAATGGTGGGGCTATGGCTTGCTTATCAGTATCGTTAATATTCTTATCTGGTTGGGTCTTGGGGGTGTTTGGTGGAAAGCCATTGGCTTGTGGTAA